In the genome of Streptomyces pactum, one region contains:
- a CDS encoding type I-E CRISPR-associated protein Cse1/CasA: MGGGGRWGHLGGVFAEGATLRETLLLNLIAFEDAYGGSEPAERIDEDRPVWRRDQPYGPGPRGAGAGGPEPLGLRDLYTWQTRRIRLCADRGVVTGVVLGYGDPLVQSAPWLLEPMSGWRRSPAQEKKQRRALVYTPSRHDPEKSAWRGLGALLPSHAEAGEAGSRGESPARLRAGITRWFTRVITESEIDPGKLVRLRLVGAVYGTQQSVIDEIYDDSVVLPVVTLHETNPVYGGLAVGAVGDADEAVKALGYLAGNLVRATGGGRPDAADAAARHLGYAALDGPYRAWLRGLARRPDLQAARQEWRETVRRHVLHLARQEISSAGPAACEGRAVDLPGRGELLMDAGRAELWFRTKLHQVLGPPAAP, translated from the coding sequence CTGGGGGGTGGGGGTCGATGGGGGCACCTGGGTGGGGTCTTCGCCGAAGGGGCCACCCTGCGGGAGACGCTGCTGCTCAACCTCATCGCGTTCGAGGACGCGTACGGGGGAAGTGAGCCGGCCGAGCGGATCGACGAGGACCGGCCGGTCTGGCGCCGGGACCAGCCGTACGGGCCCGGACCTCGCGGTGCGGGCGCGGGCGGCCCCGAGCCGCTCGGTCTGCGGGACCTGTACACCTGGCAGACCCGCCGGATCCGGCTGTGCGCCGATCGCGGTGTGGTGACCGGGGTGGTCCTGGGCTACGGCGACCCCCTCGTGCAGTCCGCTCCGTGGCTGCTGGAGCCGATGAGCGGATGGCGCCGCAGTCCCGCCCAGGAGAAGAAGCAGCGGCGCGCGCTCGTCTACACCCCCTCCCGGCACGACCCGGAGAAGTCGGCGTGGCGGGGTCTGGGGGCCCTGCTCCCTTCCCACGCCGAGGCCGGCGAGGCGGGGAGCCGTGGTGAGTCACCCGCACGACTGCGCGCGGGTATCACCCGCTGGTTCACCCGGGTCATCACCGAAAGCGAGATCGACCCCGGGAAGCTGGTGCGGCTCCGGCTGGTCGGCGCGGTGTACGGCACGCAGCAGTCGGTGATCGACGAGATCTATGACGACTCCGTCGTGCTCCCGGTCGTCACCCTGCACGAGACCAACCCGGTTTACGGTGGCCTCGCCGTGGGTGCCGTCGGCGACGCCGATGAGGCGGTCAAGGCCCTGGGGTATCTCGCCGGCAATCTCGTCCGCGCCACGGGTGGCGGCCGACCGGACGCGGCGGACGCGGCGGCCCGGCACCTGGGATACGCGGCCCTGGACGGGCCGTACCGCGCATGGCTGCGGGGCCTGGCCCGGCGGCCCGACCTCCAGGCCGCCCGGCAGGAGTGGCGGGAGACCGTCCGGCGCCATGTCCTCCACCTGGCCCGCCAGGAGATCAGCTCCGCCGGACCGGCGGCCTGCGAGGGCAGAGCGGTGGACCTGCCCGGCCGGGGCGAGCTGCTGATGGACGCCGGGCGCGCCGAACTCTGGTTCCGCACCAAGCTGCACCAGGTGCTCGGGCCGCCGGCCGCGCCCTGA
- the cas3 gene encoding CRISPR-associated helicase Cas3' — MADSGSVAGKLWHEWLPASVKRQISEPFPGGDEVASRLVCFLAASHDIGKCTPAFACQVERLADCMRDHGLDMPTASAYGQDRRLAPHGLAGQLVLQEWLGERFKLGSRAAGQFAVVAGGHHGVPPGSQQIHDLQLRPNLVRHPGPSEDLWRRTQYELLDWCAELTGVADLWPSWREVRLPQPTQVLLTAVVILADWIASAPELFPYAPETWLPLGAPAERRRVRAAWEGLDLPAPWRPELRTAPPEELFSQRFPGLRGAAPRPVQREAVRMAGAMDQAGLLIIEAPMGEGKTEAALAAAEILAARSGAGGLLLALPTRATGDAMFGRLLSWLDALPADGVSSRSVVLAHAKAALNETWAGLLRTGNRAIAAVEPDGDEQRPAPGGNSRGAPRHPAGLHAHQWLRGRKKRLLSSFAVGTVDQVLFAALKSRHLALRHLAVAGKVVVIDEVHAYDAYMNRYLDRTLEWLAAYRVPVVLLSATLPAARRKALAAAYAGAEGAAAVVTATDAYPLLTAVSPGRTALTARPSAASGRGAAVVLERLVDDPAVLADRLEAELADGGCALVVRNTVGRVLEAAEVLRERFGDGQVTVTHSRFLAADRAANDAALLRRFGPGGDRPARHVVVASQVVEQSLDVSFDLLVTDLAPVDLLLQRMGRLHRHPSLRPGRLATPRCLVTGVDWRASPPLPDAGSRAVYPGDWTLLRSLAALTPHLDGTPVRLPQDIGPLVQRAYGDEPLGPAAWAEAVTGAEERHRALLAEKRRRADGFLLAPVRRPGRPVYGWLEAHAGDADDSRSGRAQVRDGEETLEVLVVQRRADGRLTTVPWLDGGEEGGRGGLELPTDFPPGRRAAEAVAASALTLPGRFSKEWMIDRTIAELEKFLVPAWQVKECPWLAGELLLVLDERCQTRLAGCVLSYSRAEGLRVAAPGMPGSGPDGHDDGHGGRGGGHGGGHDEGDGRNGQEQQAPGADPDAAARADAPAGGASRNRGPVSRSTADPAGGAHTTDDVPARFNLVRDPWLPVQRLDGTVAELSLREVFANAGTLRRIIGDVPTQEPVLLRLLLAVLHDALEGPAELEDWEELWESPAPFTAALDYLERHAGCFELFDSVRPFFQVAGLRTAKDEVAPLSRIVADVPTGSALFSMRRPEVDHLSFAEAARWLLHAHAFDTSGIKPAMVGDEGRSKAGKVYPPGGWGSMGAPGWGLRRRGHPAGDAAAQPHRVRGRVRGK, encoded by the coding sequence ATGGCCGACAGCGGCTCCGTGGCGGGGAAGTTGTGGCACGAGTGGCTGCCCGCGTCCGTCAAGCGCCAGATATCGGAGCCCTTCCCAGGGGGCGACGAGGTTGCCTCGCGGCTGGTGTGCTTCCTGGCGGCCTCCCACGACATCGGCAAGTGCACACCCGCCTTCGCCTGCCAGGTCGAACGGTTGGCCGATTGCATGCGGGATCACGGCCTGGACATGCCCACCGCCTCGGCATACGGCCAGGACAGAAGGCTGGCGCCGCACGGGTTGGCGGGGCAGCTGGTGCTCCAGGAATGGCTCGGGGAGCGGTTCAAGCTGGGATCCCGCGCGGCGGGGCAGTTCGCGGTGGTGGCCGGAGGGCACCACGGAGTGCCCCCGGGCAGCCAGCAGATCCATGACCTGCAATTACGGCCCAACCTCGTGCGGCATCCGGGACCGAGTGAGGACCTGTGGCGCCGGACCCAGTACGAGTTGCTGGACTGGTGTGCCGAACTGACCGGGGTGGCGGACCTGTGGCCGTCCTGGCGCGAGGTCCGGCTGCCCCAGCCGACCCAGGTGCTGCTGACGGCCGTGGTGATCCTCGCGGACTGGATCGCCAGCGCCCCCGAGCTTTTCCCGTATGCGCCGGAGACGTGGCTTCCCTTGGGTGCGCCCGCCGAGCGGCGCAGGGTGCGGGCCGCCTGGGAGGGCCTTGACCTCCCCGCCCCCTGGCGACCGGAGTTGCGCACCGCGCCACCCGAGGAACTGTTCTCGCAACGGTTTCCCGGGCTCCGGGGCGCCGCGCCGCGCCCGGTGCAGCGGGAAGCGGTCCGGATGGCGGGTGCCATGGACCAGGCCGGCCTGCTCATCATCGAGGCACCGATGGGAGAGGGGAAGACCGAGGCCGCGCTGGCGGCGGCCGAGATCCTCGCGGCGCGCTCGGGGGCCGGCGGGCTGCTGCTGGCGCTTCCGACCCGGGCGACCGGGGACGCCATGTTCGGCCGCCTCCTGTCATGGCTCGACGCGCTGCCCGCCGACGGAGTGTCCTCGCGGTCCGTGGTCCTGGCCCATGCGAAGGCGGCGCTCAACGAAACCTGGGCCGGCCTGCTGCGTACCGGAAACCGGGCCATCGCCGCCGTCGAGCCGGACGGGGACGAACAGCGGCCCGCGCCGGGCGGTAACAGCCGGGGCGCGCCCCGGCACCCCGCCGGGCTCCACGCCCACCAGTGGCTACGCGGGCGGAAGAAGCGGCTCCTGTCGTCGTTCGCCGTCGGGACCGTGGACCAGGTGCTGTTCGCCGCTCTCAAGAGCCGGCACCTGGCCCTTCGGCACCTGGCGGTCGCCGGCAAGGTGGTGGTGATCGACGAGGTGCACGCCTACGACGCCTACATGAACCGCTATCTGGACCGGACGCTGGAGTGGCTGGCCGCCTACCGGGTTCCGGTGGTGCTCCTCTCCGCCACCCTCCCGGCCGCCCGCAGGAAGGCGCTCGCCGCCGCGTACGCGGGGGCCGAAGGTGCCGCGGCGGTGGTGACCGCCACCGATGCCTACCCGCTGCTCACCGCCGTGTCACCGGGCCGGACCGCGCTGACCGCGCGGCCCTCGGCGGCCTCCGGACGCGGCGCGGCCGTCGTACTCGAACGCTTGGTGGACGACCCCGCCGTGCTGGCCGACCGGCTGGAGGCGGAGCTGGCCGACGGCGGATGCGCCCTGGTCGTCCGGAACACCGTGGGGCGGGTGCTGGAGGCGGCCGAAGTGCTGCGAGAACGGTTCGGCGACGGCCAGGTGACCGTCACCCACTCGCGGTTCCTGGCCGCCGACCGTGCCGCCAACGACGCCGCGCTGCTGCGGAGGTTCGGCCCTGGCGGGGACCGGCCCGCGCGGCACGTGGTGGTGGCCAGCCAGGTGGTCGAACAGTCGCTCGACGTCAGTTTCGACCTGCTGGTGACCGACCTGGCCCCGGTCGATCTCCTGCTTCAGCGCATGGGGCGGCTGCACCGGCACCCCTCGCTCCGGCCGGGCCGCCTGGCCACCCCCCGGTGCCTGGTCACCGGAGTCGATTGGAGGGCCTCGCCGCCCCTGCCCGATGCGGGTTCGCGCGCCGTCTACCCGGGCGACTGGACCCTGCTGCGCTCGCTCGCCGCCCTCACGCCCCATCTCGACGGCACTCCCGTGCGCCTGCCGCAGGACATCGGTCCGCTGGTGCAGCGCGCGTACGGTGACGAGCCACTCGGGCCGGCCGCGTGGGCCGAGGCCGTCACCGGGGCCGAGGAGCGGCATCGGGCACTGCTCGCGGAGAAGCGGCGCCGGGCGGACGGCTTTCTGCTGGCGCCGGTACGGCGTCCCGGGCGGCCCGTGTACGGGTGGCTGGAGGCGCACGCGGGCGACGCGGACGACAGCCGGTCCGGACGGGCGCAGGTGCGGGACGGCGAGGAGACGCTGGAGGTCCTGGTGGTCCAGCGGCGGGCCGACGGCCGGTTGACCACCGTGCCCTGGCTGGACGGGGGCGAGGAAGGGGGGCGGGGCGGCCTGGAGCTGCCCACCGACTTCCCGCCTGGCCGACGGGCGGCCGAAGCGGTGGCCGCCAGCGCTCTCACCCTGCCCGGGCGGTTCAGCAAGGAGTGGATGATCGACCGCACCATCGCGGAACTGGAGAAATTCCTGGTCCCGGCCTGGCAGGTGAAGGAATGCCCCTGGCTGGCAGGGGAGTTGTTGCTCGTTCTGGATGAACGGTGTCAGACCCGGCTGGCAGGATGCGTGCTGAGCTACAGCCGCGCCGAGGGGCTGCGGGTGGCTGCCCCCGGCATGCCCGGAAGCGGCCCGGACGGACATGACGACGGGCACGGCGGACGGGGCGGCGGGCACGGCGGTGGACACGACGAAGGGGACGGACGCAATGGACAGGAGCAGCAGGCGCCCGGCGCCGACCCGGACGCCGCGGCGCGAGCAGACGCCCCCGCGGGCGGCGCGAGCCGGAACCGCGGCCCGGTGAGCCGGTCCACCGCCGATCCGGCCGGCGGGGCCCACACCACCGACGACGTCCCCGCGCGGTTCAACCTCGTGAGGGATCCGTGGTTACCGGTCCAGCGCCTCGACGGCACGGTCGCGGAGCTGTCCTTGCGCGAGGTGTTCGCGAACGCCGGCACCTTACGCAGGATCATCGGTGACGTCCCCACCCAGGAGCCGGTGCTGCTCCGGCTGCTGCTGGCGGTCCTCCACGACGCGCTGGAAGGGCCGGCGGAGCTGGAGGACTGGGAAGAGCTGTGGGAGAGTCCCGCGCCGTTCACGGCGGCTCTCGACTATCTGGAGCGCCACGCCGGATGCTTCGAACTCTTCGACAGTGTCCGTCCGTTCTTCCAGGTGGCCGGTCTGCGGACCGCCAAGGACGAGGTCGCTCCGCTCAGCAGGATCGTCGCCGACGTGCCGACCGGTTCCGCCTTGTTCTCCATGCGGCGCCCCGAGGTGGACCACCTGTCGTTCGCGGAGGCCGCGCGGTGGCTGCTGCACGCCCACGCCTTCGACACCTCGGGCATCAAGCCCGCGATGGTGGGCGACGAGGGGCGGAGCAAGGCGGGCAAGGTGTACCCCCCTGGGGGGTGGGGGTCGATGGGGGCACCTGGGTGGGGTCTTCGCCGAAGGGGCCACCCTGCGGGAGACGCTGCTGCTCAACCTCATCGCGTTCGAGGACGCGTACGGGGGAAGTGA
- a CDS encoding magnesium and cobalt transport protein CorA, giving the protein MPPRPRKQYPWLRQTGARPTAGGPPAEVPPPDPAGAPERTVEEAAVYRDGRRIASPGTLAGTYRRLREEGPGSMAWIGLYRPGHAQLRSLADEFDLHELAVEDAMEAHQRPKLERYGGTLFVVLRAARYLDAPEEVDFGELHVFVGPDFVITVRHGAAPDLSAVRRRMEADPELLSLGPEAVLYAILDAVVDGYAPVVAGVQNDIDEIETEVFRGHPEVSRRIYELSREMVEFQRATRPLVGMLHALMAGFDKYGTDEELRRYLRDVADHVTHTSERVDGFRSALTDILAVNATLVTQQQNAEMRALAEAGFEQNEEVKKISSWAAILFAPTLVGTVYGMNFDHMPELHWAFGYPFAILLMAVVCVSLYLVFKRRDWL; this is encoded by the coding sequence CTGCCGCCACGGCCGCGCAAGCAGTATCCGTGGCTGCGGCAGACCGGCGCCCGGCCCACGGCCGGCGGCCCGCCCGCGGAGGTACCGCCGCCCGATCCCGCGGGCGCGCCCGAGCGCACCGTCGAGGAGGCCGCCGTCTACCGCGACGGCCGCCGGATCGCGAGCCCGGGGACCCTCGCCGGCACGTACCGGCGGCTGCGCGAGGAGGGCCCCGGAAGCATGGCGTGGATCGGGCTGTACCGGCCCGGGCACGCCCAGCTGCGGTCCCTGGCGGACGAGTTCGACCTGCATGAACTGGCTGTCGAGGACGCCATGGAGGCCCACCAGCGGCCCAAGCTGGAGCGGTACGGCGGCACCCTCTTCGTCGTCCTGCGTGCCGCCCGCTACCTCGACGCCCCCGAGGAGGTGGACTTCGGCGAGCTGCACGTCTTCGTGGGCCCCGACTTCGTCATCACCGTCCGGCACGGCGCCGCCCCCGACCTGTCGGCGGTGCGCCGCCGGATGGAGGCCGACCCGGAGCTGCTCTCCCTGGGCCCGGAGGCGGTGCTGTACGCCATCCTCGACGCGGTGGTGGACGGTTACGCGCCGGTGGTCGCGGGGGTGCAGAACGACATCGACGAGATCGAGACAGAGGTCTTCCGCGGGCACCCGGAGGTGAGCCGCAGGATCTACGAACTCTCCCGGGAAATGGTGGAGTTCCAGCGGGCGACCCGTCCCCTGGTCGGCATGCTGCACGCCCTGATGGCCGGCTTCGACAAGTACGGCACCGACGAGGAACTGCGGCGCTACCTGCGCGACGTCGCCGACCACGTGACGCACACCAGCGAACGGGTGGACGGGTTCCGCTCCGCCCTCACCGACATCCTCGCGGTCAACGCCACCCTCGTCACCCAGCAGCAGAACGCGGAGATGCGGGCGCTGGCCGAGGCGGGGTTCGAGCAGAACGAGGAGGTCAAGAAGATCTCCTCGTGGGCGGCCATCCTCTTCGCCCCCACCCTGGTCGGCACCGTCTACGGCATGAACTTCGACCACATGCCGGAGCTGCATTGGGCGTTCGGCTACCCCTTCGCGATCCTGCTGATGGCGGTGGTGTGCGTGAGCCTGTACCTGGTCTTCAAGCGACGGGACTGGCTGTAG
- a CDS encoding winged helix DNA-binding domain-containing protein — translation MTTTGTVLTTRELNRATLARQLLLSRSDRTVLAAVEHLVGLQAQAVNPPYQALAARLAGFRPEDLSRLLAGREVVRIALMRSTIHLVSAADCRTLRPLLQPVQDRLFRGNQGKRLAGVDLGRLAELARGLVEERPLTFKALGEELRSHWPDHDRQDLAMAARAALPLVQVTPRGLWGRSGPVAHTTAEAWLGTPPGPRPEPDPAAMVLRYLAAFGPASVRDVQTWSGLTRLREVVEPMRPRLRTFRDPQGVELFDLPDAPRPEADTPAPPRFLPDFDNLLLSHADRTRVVDDAARRRIWVGNQAYPSFLVDGFVRGTWRIEETDDAATLVMQPFAPLAPRDRAALEQEAAGVLAMRAPGARHEVRVLAEG, via the coding sequence ATGACGACGACCGGAACCGTGCTGACCACCCGCGAACTGAACCGGGCGACCCTGGCGCGGCAGTTGCTGCTGAGCCGCTCCGACCGCACCGTCCTGGCGGCGGTCGAGCACCTGGTGGGTCTTCAGGCGCAGGCGGTGAACCCGCCCTACCAGGCGCTCGCGGCACGGCTCGCCGGGTTCCGCCCCGAGGATCTGTCGCGGCTGCTCGCCGGCCGCGAGGTGGTGCGCATCGCCCTGATGCGTTCGACCATCCACCTGGTGTCCGCCGCCGACTGCCGCACCCTGCGTCCCCTGCTCCAGCCGGTGCAGGACCGGCTCTTCCGCGGCAACCAGGGCAAGCGGCTGGCCGGGGTGGACCTGGGGCGGCTGGCGGAGCTGGCCCGCGGTCTGGTCGAGGAGCGCCCGCTCACCTTCAAGGCGCTCGGTGAGGAGCTGCGGAGCCACTGGCCCGACCACGACCGCCAGGACCTGGCCATGGCGGCCCGGGCGGCACTGCCGCTGGTACAGGTGACCCCGCGCGGCCTGTGGGGCAGGAGCGGACCGGTCGCGCACACCACCGCGGAGGCATGGCTGGGCACCCCGCCCGGTCCCCGGCCGGAGCCGGACCCGGCCGCGATGGTGCTCCGCTACCTGGCGGCGTTCGGACCCGCCTCGGTGCGCGACGTACAGACCTGGTCCGGGCTGACCCGGCTCCGCGAGGTGGTTGAGCCGATGCGGCCCCGCCTGCGGACCTTCCGCGACCCACAGGGGGTCGAGCTGTTCGACCTCCCGGACGCGCCCCGGCCGGAGGCGGACACCCCGGCCCCGCCGCGCTTCCTGCCCGACTTCGACAACCTGCTCCTCTCGCACGCCGACCGGACCCGGGTGGTGGACGACGCGGCCCGCCGCCGGATCTGGGTGGGCAATCAGGCGTACCCCTCCTTCCTGGTGGACGGCTTCGTCCGCGGCACCTGGCGTATCGAGGAGACGGACGACGCCGCCACTCTGGTCATGCAGCCGTTCGCCCCGCTGGCGCCCCGGGACCGGGCGGCGCTGGAGCAGGAGGCCGCCGGGGTGCTGGCGATGCGCGCACCCGGGGCCCGGCACGAGGTCCGGGTCCTGGCTGAGGGGTGA
- a CDS encoding general stress protein produces MTLPGRSSEDAGFNPVRAAWNTVASYPDYTQAQAAVDRLSDERFPVEHIDIVGSDLRTVENVTGRLTKGRAAGAGAAAGAWFGLFIGLLVGLFTTGPTWLGLILGGVIFGALWGAVLGYAGHAATGGRRDFASVQRLVATRYDVVVSGGLMDQARTILERAGLLPD; encoded by the coding sequence ATGACTCTGCCGGGGCGCTCCTCGGAGGATGCCGGGTTCAACCCGGTGCGGGCCGCGTGGAACACCGTGGCGAGCTATCCGGACTACACCCAGGCCCAGGCGGCGGTGGACCGGCTTTCCGACGAGCGGTTCCCCGTCGAGCACATCGACATCGTCGGCTCGGACCTGCGGACGGTGGAGAACGTCACCGGGCGGCTCACCAAGGGGCGGGCGGCGGGGGCAGGGGCGGCGGCCGGCGCCTGGTTCGGGCTCTTCATCGGCCTGCTGGTGGGCCTGTTCACCACCGGCCCCACCTGGCTCGGTCTCATCCTGGGCGGTGTGATCTTCGGCGCGCTGTGGGGTGCCGTACTGGGGTACGCCGGCCACGCGGCGACCGGGGGCCGCCGGGACTTCGCCTCCGTCCAGCGGCTGGTTGCCACCCGTTACGACGTGGTGGTCAGCGGCGGACTGATGGACCAGGCCCGCACCATCCTGGAGCGCGCCGGCCTCCTGCCGGACTGA
- a CDS encoding helix-turn-helix transcriptional regulator: protein MAEPDGGADVRTALLRLRRRGGLPVAFGGLLAGRQFRISELSGTATPSLRGLTVSAGNGLGGKVLTLARPIAVPDYPLSRAISHEYDAAVAGEGLRSVLAVPVVVRGRVRGVLYGALRRPLALGDRTVAAAVETARELEQELVVRDEARRLLSVTRQPVAADPAVWEEVREAHVDLRTLAHRVADPQLRAQLLAACGRLARAAAGPGAAAPERPAVELSPRELDVLACVAAGATNADAADRLGLRPETVKSYLRSSMRKLGAHTRLQAVVAARRSGLLP, encoded by the coding sequence GTGGCGGAGCCGGACGGTGGTGCGGACGTCCGCACGGCGCTGCTGCGGCTGCGGCGGCGCGGTGGGCTGCCGGTCGCGTTCGGCGGCCTGCTGGCCGGGCGGCAGTTCCGGATCTCCGAACTGAGCGGGACGGCCACCCCCTCCCTGCGGGGACTGACGGTCTCGGCCGGCAACGGCCTGGGCGGCAAGGTGCTCACCCTGGCCCGGCCGATCGCGGTGCCCGACTACCCGCTGTCCCGGGCGATCAGCCACGAGTACGACGCGGCGGTGGCCGGCGAGGGCCTGCGCTCGGTGCTGGCGGTGCCGGTGGTGGTGCGCGGGCGGGTGCGCGGGGTGCTGTACGGGGCGCTGCGCCGGCCGCTGGCGCTGGGCGACCGGACGGTGGCGGCGGCGGTGGAGACGGCCCGCGAGCTGGAGCAGGAGCTGGTGGTACGGGACGAGGCCCGGCGGCTGCTGTCGGTGACCCGGCAACCGGTGGCGGCGGACCCGGCGGTGTGGGAGGAGGTCCGCGAGGCCCACGTCGACCTGCGGACACTCGCCCACCGGGTGGCCGATCCGCAGCTGCGGGCCCAGCTGCTGGCGGCGTGCGGCCGGCTGGCCCGGGCCGCGGCCGGCCCCGGGGCCGCCGCGCCGGAGCGTCCCGCGGTGGAGCTGTCGCCGCGGGAGCTGGACGTCCTGGCGTGTGTGGCGGCCGGGGCCACCAACGCGGACGCGGCGGACCGGCTGGGACTGCGGCCGGAGACGGTGAAGAGCTATCTGCGCTCCTCGATGCGGAAGCTGGGGGCACACACCCGCCTGCAGGCGGTGGTGGCGGCACGCCGCTCGGGGCTGCTGCCCTGA
- a CDS encoding AMP-binding protein, which produces MTATNPTTNPTDEFRAARDFLLRHREDYAAARAGFSWPRPPHFNWALDWFDRIAEGNDRTALHIVEEDGRRTEVSFAELSGRSDRVANWLRARGVRAGDRIVVMLGNQVELWESALAAMKLRAVVIPATPLLGPLDLADRIERGGARHVLVRAEDTAKFAEVPGDYTRIRVGGAADGGPEGWLDYAEAHRDPAAAGPFAPDGPTSADDPLMLYFTSGTTAKPKLVQHTHTSYPVGHLATMYWIGLRPGDVHLNISSPGWAKHAWSNLFAPWNAEATVFIHNYTRFDAARLMAEMDRAGVTTFCAPPTVWRMLIQADLSQLATPPREVVAAGEPLNPEVIETVRRAWGVTIRDGFGQTETAVQVANTPGQPLKPGSMGRPTPGFDVVLLDPVTGEPGEEGEISLDLSRRPVGLMTGYAGDPERTAEVMADGYYRTGDIGSRDEEGYITYIGRADDVFKASDYKISPFELESALLEHEAVAEAAVVPAPDPIRLAVPKAYVVLAAGWEPGPDTAKAIFAHSRAVLAPYKRIRRLEFADLPKTVSGKIRRIELRERTAQGGGTEYLEENS; this is translated from the coding sequence GTGACGGCAACGAATCCGACAACGAATCCGACCGACGAGTTCCGCGCGGCCCGGGACTTCCTGCTCCGGCACCGCGAGGACTACGCGGCGGCGCGCGCCGGATTCAGCTGGCCCCGCCCGCCCCACTTCAACTGGGCGCTCGACTGGTTCGACCGTATCGCCGAGGGCAACGACCGCACCGCCCTGCACATCGTGGAGGAGGACGGCCGGCGCACCGAGGTGAGCTTCGCCGAGCTGAGCGGCCGCTCCGACCGGGTCGCCAACTGGCTGCGGGCCCGTGGCGTGCGGGCCGGTGACCGCATTGTGGTGATGCTCGGCAACCAGGTCGAGCTGTGGGAGTCCGCGCTCGCCGCGATGAAGCTGCGCGCCGTGGTCATCCCCGCCACCCCGCTGCTCGGGCCGCTGGACCTGGCCGACCGCATCGAGCGCGGCGGGGCCCGGCACGTCCTGGTCCGGGCCGAGGACACCGCGAAGTTCGCCGAGGTGCCGGGCGACTACACCCGCATCCGGGTGGGCGGCGCGGCGGACGGCGGCCCGGAGGGCTGGCTGGACTACGCGGAGGCGCACCGCGACCCGGCGGCCGCGGGCCCGTTCGCCCCGGACGGCCCGACCTCGGCCGACGACCCGCTGATGCTGTACTTCACCTCCGGCACCACCGCCAAGCCCAAACTGGTCCAGCACACCCACACCTCGTACCCGGTGGGCCACCTGGCCACCATGTACTGGATCGGGCTCCGGCCGGGCGACGTGCACCTCAACATCTCCTCCCCCGGCTGGGCCAAGCACGCCTGGTCCAACCTCTTCGCGCCGTGGAACGCCGAGGCGACGGTCTTCATCCACAACTACACCCGGTTCGACGCGGCGCGGCTGATGGCGGAGATGGACCGGGCCGGTGTCACCACCTTCTGCGCCCCGCCCACCGTCTGGCGGATGCTCATCCAGGCCGACCTGAGCCAGCTGGCCACCCCGCCGCGCGAGGTGGTCGCCGCCGGCGAGCCGCTCAACCCCGAGGTCATCGAGACGGTTCGGCGCGCCTGGGGCGTCACCATCCGGGACGGCTTCGGGCAGACCGAGACCGCCGTGCAGGTGGCCAACACCCCCGGGCAGCCGCTGAAGCCCGGGTCCATGGGCCGTCCCACCCCCGGCTTCGACGTGGTGCTGCTGGACCCGGTCACCGGTGAACCGGGGGAGGAGGGCGAGATCAGCCTGGACCTGTCCCGCCGTCCGGTGGGGCTGATGACCGGCTACGCGGGAGACCCGGAGCGCACCGCCGAGGTGATGGCCGACGGCTACTACCGCACCGGGGACATCGGCAGCCGGGACGAAGAGGGCTATATCACCTATATCGGGCGCGCCGACGATGTCTTCAAGGCGTCCGACTACAAGATCTCCCCCTTCGAGCTGGAGAGCGCGCTGCTGGAGCACGAGGCGGTCGCCGAGGCGGCCGTGGTGCCCGCCCCGGACCCGATCCGGCTCGCCGTCCCCAAGGCGTACGTGGTGCTGGCCGCGGGCTGGGAGCCCGGCCCGGACACCGCCAAGGCGATCTTCGCCCACTCCCGCGCCGTACTGGCGCCCTACAAGCGCATCCGGCGGCTGGAGTTCGCCGACCTGCCCAAGACCGTGTCCGGCAAGATCCGCCGTATCGAGCTGCGGGAGCGGACCGCGCAGGGCGGCGGCACCGAGTACCTGGAGGAGAACTCATGA